The proteins below are encoded in one region of Candidatus Thiodiazotropha sp. LNASS1:
- a CDS encoding ExeA family protein: MYESLYGFNETPFRLCADEQFCYAHSNYERTADCITYALKRGEGVLLLTGPPGSGKTILCRDVISKLDPNKCIAINIMMGQLSAEELLRKVALESGMPAEEYNRATLLSSIHQRLNDLHYTDKRLILFLDEAHILTSNSPAELKLLSDLQREWHSVLQLVLIGNPELRESVGGAGIEQIQQRVSAVCELETMTAEQTEGYIKHRLHRVGWRHDPIIERSVYSIIYDVTQGLPRLINHLMSRLLLAAALENRHQISIDDVLLVAELLIEEGRLRLHSNETIDFLKERYIPVKPFQAVSTLPCKRGNTPTVEPCSGKMVGSSIRQPATNDSTAIHDAAIFVHEGEQEFDEFDLSLEDLDMPDTEWIEWDNPGLPSVYNGAMNQAAHSSGEISKAEFEQNSRQKRCESRDSNSEHQWGGVWWMSVNDKRKIQISSDAADELPSITIDGCPDMFNEPVPQWVSDQRGSVDMKSTKRKIFLAFIVVSFVLLILFIFRLATS; encoded by the coding sequence ATGTACGAATCATTATATGGATTTAATGAGACACCCTTCCGTTTATGCGCTGACGAACAATTCTGCTATGCCCACAGCAATTATGAGCGAACCGCTGATTGCATAACATATGCACTGAAGCGGGGTGAAGGTGTTCTCTTGTTAACCGGGCCTCCCGGATCGGGTAAAACAATCTTATGCAGAGATGTTATCTCAAAGCTTGATCCAAATAAGTGTATTGCCATCAATATAATGATGGGGCAGTTGTCAGCGGAAGAGTTGCTTAGGAAGGTAGCGCTTGAATCAGGTATGCCGGCAGAGGAATATAATAGAGCGACATTGCTGTCTTCCATTCATCAGCGTCTGAATGACCTGCACTATACAGACAAGCGATTGATATTGTTTCTTGATGAGGCTCACATTCTTACATCGAATTCACCGGCAGAGTTGAAGCTATTGTCCGATCTGCAACGGGAGTGGCACTCGGTTCTTCAGTTGGTCCTGATAGGCAATCCCGAGTTACGGGAGTCGGTTGGTGGAGCAGGTATAGAACAAATTCAGCAAAGGGTTTCTGCGGTGTGCGAGCTTGAAACCATGACTGCTGAGCAGACTGAAGGTTATATAAAACACAGACTTCACCGGGTGGGGTGGAGGCATGACCCCATCATTGAGAGATCAGTCTATTCAATTATCTATGATGTCACTCAGGGACTACCACGACTCATAAATCATTTAATGAGTCGTTTGTTGTTGGCCGCCGCATTGGAAAACAGACATCAGATAAGTATTGATGATGTATTGTTGGTTGCAGAGTTGTTAATCGAGGAGGGTCGATTGAGACTGCATTCAAATGAAACAATTGATTTTTTAAAAGAGAGGTATATACCCGTAAAACCGTTTCAAGCTGTCTCTACACTCCCTTGCAAACGCGGCAATACACCGACAGTTGAGCCATGCTCCGGTAAGATGGTCGGGTCATCCATAAGACAACCAGCCACTAACGATTCTACGGCAATACATGATGCTGCAATCTTTGTTCACGAAGGGGAGCAGGAGTTCGATGAATTCGACCTCTCATTGGAAGATTTGGATATGCCTGATACGGAATGGATCGAGTGGGATAATCCTGGCCTACCATCCGTATACAATGGGGCAATGAATCAAGCCGCACATTCATCAGGTGAAATATCAAAAGCTGAGTTCGAACAAAATTCAAGGCAGAAGAGGTGCGAATCACGCGATTCCAATAGTGAACATCAGTGGGGTGGTGTCTGGTGGATGTCAGTTAATGACAAACGTAAGATACAAATCTCTTCAGATGCTGCCGATGAGCTGCCTTCTATAACAATTGATGGGTGCCCGGATATGTTCAATGAACCTGTGCCTCAATGGGTAAGTGATCAAAGAGGCAGCGTAGACATGAAAAGTACAAAAAGAAAAATATTTCTTGCATTTATTGTAGTAAGTTTTGTGTTGCTGATACTCTTCATTTTTCGGCTTGCGACAAGCTAA
- a CDS encoding putative Ig domain-containing protein, with amino-acid sequence MRLHQAAFSAITLSIILSACGGGSAVTESDQVANIPDQETAVSSGNETIVIPPPKNGAASIDEPTTTTTPPVTSTPVTSTPVRPAPTTNTREPAEVFGAASLTTAAVSGDNVVLSWSQANDVPQGGYNIFIDGENSKDLSNTAGTTATVQGLDLSVQHCFTVQARYTQATPVQFFTSNSRCTDAQQSDNQAPVITGNPTNSVNAGESYSFTPSATDSDNDNLTFSVTNLPAWAQFNNQTGTLSGSPTADDVGDYNNIVITVSDGTDEDSLNAFAVTVNSDTTAPATGSISLRWVAPTTRTDGSALNLSEIQGFCVYVGTTRNNLQMVADINEGDRTTYVLDNLDLGDYYVAVSVYDQQNNMSSYSNIVMKTAVN; translated from the coding sequence ATGAGATTACACCAGGCGGCTTTTTCAGCAATAACATTGAGTATCATTCTCAGTGCATGCGGTGGTGGAAGTGCTGTGACCGAGTCTGATCAGGTAGCCAACATACCTGATCAGGAAACAGCTGTCTCCAGTGGTAACGAAACAATCGTCATACCGCCTCCGAAAAACGGCGCTGCATCGATTGATGAGCCGACCACTACCACAACGCCACCTGTAACGTCGACACCTGTCACATCAACACCTGTAAGGCCTGCACCGACGACCAATACCCGTGAGCCTGCCGAGGTGTTCGGTGCCGCGTCTTTAACAACCGCAGCGGTGTCCGGTGACAATGTCGTCCTTAGTTGGAGTCAGGCCAATGACGTTCCGCAAGGCGGATACAACATATTCATCGATGGCGAGAATTCAAAGGACCTGAGCAATACAGCAGGCACTACGGCAACCGTTCAGGGCCTTGACCTCAGCGTTCAGCACTGCTTCACGGTTCAAGCACGATATACTCAGGCCACCCCGGTACAATTTTTTACGTCCAACAGCCGTTGTACAGATGCGCAGCAGTCAGACAACCAGGCACCTGTAATCACAGGCAATCCGACTAACAGTGTGAATGCAGGTGAGTCCTACTCCTTCACGCCAAGCGCAACGGACAGTGACAATGACAATCTGACTTTCTCCGTCACAAATCTGCCTGCCTGGGCCCAATTCAACAACCAGACAGGTACCTTAAGCGGTTCTCCAACAGCTGATGATGTAGGTGACTACAACAATATTGTCATTACTGTTTCAGATGGCACCGATGAGGACAGCTTGAATGCATTTGCAGTTACCGTAAATTCGGATACCACAGCGCCGGCGACCGGTTCAATTTCGCTGAGATGGGTCGCGCCGACAACCCGTACTGACGGTTCGGCCCTCAACCTGTCAGAGATTCAAGGATTTTGTGTCTATGTTGGTACCACGAGAAATAATCTTCAGATGGTTGCTGACATCAATGAAGGTGATAGGACTACCTACGTGTTAGATAACCTGGATCTTGGAGATTACTATGTGGCGGTATCCGTATACGATCAGCAGAATAACATGAGTAGTTATTCGAATATCGTAATGAAGACTGCTGTGAATTGA
- a CDS encoding alanine--glyoxylate aminotransferase family protein, with protein MTTPSFNPPIRTLMGPGPSDVHPRILEALSRPTIGHLDPVFVEMMEQTKGLLQYAFQTENQLTMPVSAPGSAGMETCFVNLVEPGDKVIVCQNGVFGGRMKENVERCGGTPIMVEDEWGKAVDLTKVEAALEQNSDAAILAFVHAETSTGARSDTKELVELAHRHDCLTIVDSVTSLGGCELKVDEWGIDSIYSGTQKCLSCTPGIAPVSFNERALEKVRNRSSKVQSWFLDLNLVMGYWGSGQKRAYHHTAPVNALYGLHEALCILQDEGLENAWMRHNKMHNALKAGLEAMGLTFIVDEAHRLPQLNAVSIPEGVDDATVRSRLLSEYNLEIGAGLGALAGKVWRIGLMGHSARAENILLCVGALEAVLSDMNAPINTGVALGRVQQAL; from the coding sequence ATGACGACTCCAAGTTTCAACCCACCCATCCGTACGCTCATGGGCCCCGGCCCTTCCGATGTACACCCCCGCATACTCGAGGCACTGTCACGCCCGACCATCGGCCATCTGGATCCGGTATTTGTCGAGATGATGGAGCAGACCAAAGGATTGCTTCAATATGCGTTCCAGACCGAGAACCAGCTGACAATGCCGGTTTCGGCACCAGGATCGGCAGGCATGGAGACCTGTTTTGTCAACCTGGTCGAACCTGGCGACAAGGTCATCGTATGCCAAAATGGTGTTTTCGGCGGCCGTATGAAAGAGAATGTTGAACGTTGCGGCGGAACTCCGATCATGGTCGAGGATGAGTGGGGCAAAGCTGTCGATCTGACAAAGGTCGAAGCAGCTCTCGAACAAAACAGCGATGCTGCGATTCTTGCCTTTGTCCACGCCGAGACCTCAACCGGCGCCCGTTCAGATACCAAGGAACTGGTGGAACTTGCTCATCGCCATGACTGCCTTACGATTGTGGACAGTGTCACTTCCCTCGGCGGTTGTGAACTGAAAGTCGATGAATGGGGAATCGATTCAATCTATTCAGGGACTCAGAAATGCCTCTCCTGTACACCGGGCATCGCACCCGTCAGCTTCAACGAACGTGCCTTGGAAAAGGTACGTAACCGCAGCAGCAAGGTACAGAGTTGGTTTCTCGACCTGAATCTGGTGATGGGATACTGGGGTAGTGGCCAAAAGCGAGCCTATCATCATACCGCGCCGGTAAATGCACTGTATGGCTTACATGAAGCACTCTGCATACTCCAGGATGAGGGATTGGAAAACGCCTGGATGCGACATAACAAGATGCACAATGCTTTGAAGGCTGGCCTCGAAGCAATGGGTCTTACTTTTATCGTGGACGAAGCGCATCGGCTGCCCCAGCTGAATGCGGTTTCCATTCCCGAAGGCGTCGACGATGCAACTGTGAGAAGCCGCTTACTCAGTGAGTACAACCTGGAGATCGGTGCCGGCCTGGGCGCCTTGGCTGGCAAGGTTTGGCGTATCGGACTGATGGGGCATAGTGCCCGAGCGGAAAATATCCTGTTGTGTGTGGGCGCTTTGGAGGCCGTTCTGAGCGATATGAACGCACCGATAAATACAGGTGTTGCCCTGGGCCGCGTCCAGCAAGCGCTCTAA
- a CDS encoding sulfurtransferase: MIAEVPLLLEPEQLQNLLGVESLVVIDLCKETTYAQLHIPGAVHLAYSRIVASNHPVHGLLPDTDTVARTLSDHGIDNDSHVVAYDDEGGGNASRLLWTLEAMGHGHYSLLNGGLHAWANEGHACSRELSPSATADFTAVPCTDTVATADYITERLGEPDFALWDARSWNEYSGISRFSRHPGHIPGAVNLDWLEVMDRDRNLRLKADEALQTRLNQLGLEQDKEIVAYCQTHHRSSLAWFVLRHLGYQHCRGYPGSWSEWGNNDDTPKAMP, translated from the coding sequence GTGATAGCCGAAGTCCCACTGCTGCTCGAGCCCGAGCAGCTGCAAAACCTGCTTGGAGTGGAGAGCTTGGTGGTCATCGATTTATGCAAAGAGACCACCTATGCCCAACTCCATATTCCAGGAGCGGTACATCTGGCCTACAGCCGGATTGTGGCCAGCAACCATCCCGTGCATGGCTTGCTTCCGGATACCGATACAGTGGCACGGACACTCTCTGACCATGGCATCGACAACGACAGCCATGTCGTAGCCTATGATGATGAGGGCGGCGGCAATGCCTCACGCTTGTTGTGGACGCTGGAAGCGATGGGACATGGGCACTATTCGCTGTTGAACGGAGGACTGCACGCCTGGGCTAATGAGGGTCATGCCTGCAGTCGCGAATTATCACCGTCCGCAACAGCCGATTTCACCGCTGTACCCTGTACGGATACAGTCGCCACCGCCGACTATATAACCGAACGTCTTGGTGAGCCTGACTTCGCCCTCTGGGACGCGCGCAGCTGGAATGAATATTCCGGTATCTCACGCTTCTCCAGGCATCCGGGGCATATTCCGGGAGCGGTCAACCTCGACTGGTTGGAGGTCATGGATCGCGATCGAAACCTGCGCTTAAAAGCGGACGAGGCACTGCAGACACGGCTCAACCAATTGGGACTGGAGCAAGATAAAGAGATCGTCGCTTACTGCCAGACTCACCATCGCTCATCTCTCGCCTGGTTCGTTCTGCGCCATCTGGGTTACCAGCACTGCAGGGGCTACCCGGGTTCATGGTCAGAATGGGGTAACAATGACGATACACCTAAAGCCATGCCATGA
- the asd gene encoding archaetidylserine decarboxylase (Phosphatidylserine decarboxylase is synthesized as a single chain precursor. Generation of the pyruvoyl active site from a Ser is coupled to cleavage of a Gly-Ser bond between the larger (beta) and smaller (alpha chains). It is an integral membrane protein.), which produces MNQSDTAKDTSKKIAQSLFVGLQYLLPHHLLSSLMHSIARIELKPVKDLLIRQAIKWYKVDMQEALESDPAQYRSFNDFFTRALRPDARPVAQSDNQVASPADGTLSQSGDIEAGFLFQAKEHDYSLLELLGGDAEMNRLFEDGNFATIYLSPRDYHRLHMPASGKLKRMLHVPGRLFSVNATTCEKVPRLFARNERVISLFETDFGPMAIILVGAIFVSSIETVWAGTITPLQQRVNSWDYEPSAAPASIELEKGEEMGRFNMGSTVILLFAKDAIEWHDDFIADNPVRMGEAIATATGGES; this is translated from the coding sequence ATGAATCAATCCGATACAGCTAAGGACACCAGTAAAAAGATTGCGCAATCCTTGTTCGTGGGTCTGCAATATCTGTTACCGCACCATCTGCTCTCCTCCTTGATGCACAGCATTGCCCGTATCGAGCTGAAACCGGTGAAAGATCTTCTCATCCGTCAGGCGATCAAATGGTACAAGGTTGATATGCAGGAGGCGTTGGAGAGCGATCCTGCCCAATACAGGAGTTTCAACGATTTCTTCACCCGTGCATTGCGTCCCGATGCACGGCCGGTTGCCCAATCGGACAATCAGGTCGCCTCACCTGCTGACGGGACACTCAGTCAGTCGGGCGATATCGAGGCGGGATTCCTGTTTCAGGCAAAGGAACACGACTACTCGCTACTCGAGCTGCTGGGCGGCGATGCAGAGATGAACCGTCTGTTCGAAGACGGCAACTTCGCAACAATCTACCTTTCTCCGCGCGACTATCACCGCCTGCACATGCCTGCCAGCGGAAAATTGAAGCGTATGCTCCACGTCCCCGGACGTCTGTTCAGCGTCAATGCAACCACCTGCGAGAAGGTACCCAGACTGTTTGCCAGGAATGAACGGGTGATCTCTCTTTTCGAGACCGATTTCGGCCCCATGGCGATAATCCTTGTCGGTGCTATTTTTGTCTCCAGCATCGAGACTGTCTGGGCCGGCACCATCACCCCCCTCCAACAACGGGTAAACAGTTGGGACTACGAACCCTCCGCCGCACCTGCCAGTATCGAGCTGGAAAAAGGCGAGGAGATGGGGCGCTTCAATATGGGATCCACCGTGATTCTGCTGTTCGCCAAGGATGCCATCGAGTGGCATGACGATTTCATTGCGGACAACCCCGTTAGAATGGGCGAAGCGATCGCCACTGCTACCGGTGGGGAGTCATAG
- a CDS encoding arsenite methyltransferase has protein sequence MPDLTNNSAPEVSLTDLQDSHRQEVRKAYAQVAVASNSNGCCGIESSCCGVSDDTAINTLISSRLGYSQDDLAKVPSGADMGLGCGNPKAIAALQPGEVVVDLGSGGGFDCFLAAAEVGDAGHVIGVDMTPDMLSKARNNALRGKYSNVEFRLGEIEALPIADGCADVIISNCVINLSPDKDRVFREAFRILKPGGRLAISDVVATVEIPQEMRNDPQLVSGCMGNASLIEELEDIMDAAGFTDIKIEPKDESREFIRDWAPGRGIEEYVVSATIEATRP, from the coding sequence ATGCCAGATTTAACAAACAACAGTGCACCTGAAGTATCATTGACCGATCTCCAGGATAGCCATCGCCAGGAGGTGCGCAAGGCCTACGCGCAAGTGGCGGTGGCCAGCAATTCGAATGGTTGCTGCGGCATCGAATCGAGTTGTTGCGGTGTCTCGGACGACACGGCGATCAACACCCTGATCTCAAGCCGCCTGGGTTATAGCCAGGACGATCTTGCCAAGGTGCCGAGTGGCGCCGATATGGGCTTGGGATGTGGCAATCCGAAGGCGATCGCCGCCTTGCAGCCGGGCGAAGTGGTGGTCGATCTGGGCTCCGGCGGCGGATTTGACTGCTTCCTGGCAGCCGCCGAAGTGGGTGATGCGGGTCATGTGATCGGTGTGGATATGACGCCGGATATGTTATCCAAGGCGCGTAATAACGCCTTACGCGGCAAATATAGTAATGTCGAGTTCAGATTGGGTGAAATCGAGGCCCTGCCGATTGCAGACGGCTGTGCGGATGTGATCATCTCCAATTGTGTCATTAATCTTTCACCGGATAAGGATCGAGTGTTTCGGGAGGCCTTCAGGATACTCAAACCAGGGGGACGCCTGGCCATCTCCGATGTGGTGGCAACCGTGGAAATACCGCAAGAGATGAGAAACGATCCTCAACTGGTCTCCGGATGCATGGGTAATGCGTCGTTGATCGAGGAGTTGGAGGATATTATGGACGCGGCAGGGTTTACAGATATCAAGATCGAACCCAAGGACGAATCCCGCGAATTCATCCGCGATTGGGCACCGGGACGCGGGATCGAGGAGTATGTGGTTTCGGCAACGATCGAGGCGACCAGGCCGTGA
- a CDS encoding ArsR/SmtB family transcription factor: protein MSKIRSNDKQLAEMFKALGNPHRLLIFQRLSRCCQPGTRCDLEQAISFSVGQLGEGMQIAPSTLSHHLKALHYAGLIEMERQGKRVNCWIDPGVLDKLSEFFIPQTELENSGERDARFNKQQCT from the coding sequence ATGTCGAAGATTAGATCTAATGACAAGCAGCTTGCGGAGATGTTTAAAGCATTGGGTAACCCCCACCGTTTGCTTATTTTTCAGCGATTGAGTCGCTGCTGTCAGCCTGGCACCCGCTGTGATCTGGAGCAGGCGATCAGCTTCAGTGTCGGGCAGCTGGGCGAGGGTATGCAGATTGCGCCTTCCACCCTGTCGCACCATTTGAAAGCACTCCACTATGCGGGTTTGATTGAGATGGAGCGACAGGGTAAGCGTGTCAATTGCTGGATCGATCCAGGGGTTTTGGACAAACTATCGGAATTTTTCATTCCGCAAACAGAATTAGAGAATAGTGGAGAGCGTGATGCCAGATTTAACAAACAACAGTGCACCTGA
- a CDS encoding DUF882 domain-containing protein: MLPTLMTTNDNPSFSRRRFLRNCASMTGLLISSPLLALAASENRTLAFRHTHTGERETVTYWRDGDYQVDNLRILDRLLRDHRSGESTSMDRALLDMVYQLQQVVGTHGEFEIISAYRSPKTNEMLRNKSGGVAKRSLHMQGRAIDIRLCGCDLKTLRDCAVAMKAGGVGYYPKSNFIHLDTGRFRSWS, encoded by the coding sequence ATGTTGCCAACGCTGATGACTACCAACGACAATCCCAGTTTCAGCAGACGTCGCTTTCTGCGTAACTGCGCATCAATGACAGGCCTGTTGATATCGTCGCCCTTGTTGGCGCTCGCCGCGAGTGAGAACCGCACGCTGGCGTTTCGTCATACCCATACGGGGGAGAGAGAAACGGTTACCTATTGGCGCGATGGAGATTACCAGGTCGATAATCTCCGGATTCTTGACCGTTTACTCAGAGATCACCGCAGCGGGGAGTCAACCAGCATGGATAGGGCGCTTCTGGACATGGTCTACCAGCTGCAGCAGGTTGTTGGCACTCATGGTGAATTCGAAATCATCTCCGCCTACCGCTCGCCGAAAACAAACGAGATGCTGCGCAACAAGAGCGGAGGAGTGGCGAAGCGGAGCCTGCATATGCAGGGTAGGGCAATCGATATCCGGCTCTGTGGCTGCGATCTTAAAACACTGCGGGATTGTGCCGTCGCAATGAAGGCGGGTGGTGTCGGTTACTATCCAAAATCCAATTTCATCCATCTCGACACCGGGCGTTTCCGTTCCTGGTCGTGA
- a CDS encoding murein L,D-transpeptidase has product MKDKSRYWIGILLCLFFSRGEAAGVIAISPAAESLVVPIESALEGGLVIDWPQIERLYDKQRHRFIWHHEGELTEQGRHLFRWLASAELDGLNTDDYHLDHLRGLVFDPSPEVMVNRELLLSDGYLRLARDLRLGRYDAQSLDPFWMFPNESFDPVDALSSALSGGALEQLLNTLRPTNSAYLQLKDALVKYRDIQAEGGWPTLHLDDSLRLGDSDPAVALLRQRLQGESSRTAEEIPDPNYFDTNLAKAVKRFQRRLGLVPDGIVGSATLRALNDPVETRIAQLRANLERWRWLPHELEPQHLMVNTAGFEISLMNRDQVVFHKRTVNGRQERQTPSFSSKVTHLVMNPLWTVPRSIAVQDILPQLQQDNEYLARKQFRVYVRSDGEWGEIDPVGIDWASYHENNFPFVLRQDAGNSNSLGRIKFHMPNAHQIYLHDTPARGLFERPNRAYSSGCVRVEAADQLAQLLVEYAEQPQNIWLQQALRSGETQMAPLAKPMPVYLTYFTSWVDTAGDIHFRPDIYQRDTALMLVMGEGVEHLTAHHESRAENPSL; this is encoded by the coding sequence TTGAAAGATAAAAGCAGGTACTGGATTGGCATTCTTCTCTGTCTGTTTTTCAGCCGAGGCGAAGCGGCCGGTGTTATCGCTATCAGTCCAGCAGCTGAGTCGCTTGTGGTGCCGATTGAATCAGCGCTGGAGGGGGGGCTGGTAATCGATTGGCCACAGATTGAGCGTCTTTATGACAAGCAGCGACATCGATTCATTTGGCATCATGAAGGCGAACTGACTGAGCAGGGTAGACACCTCTTTCGTTGGCTGGCATCAGCGGAGCTGGATGGTTTGAATACCGATGATTACCATCTGGATCATCTGCGTGGGTTGGTCTTCGACCCGTCACCTGAAGTCATGGTCAATCGAGAGCTGCTGCTCAGTGACGGTTATCTCAGGCTGGCCAGAGATCTGCGATTGGGGCGATATGATGCACAGTCCCTCGATCCTTTCTGGATGTTTCCAAACGAGAGTTTCGATCCGGTCGATGCCTTGTCGTCTGCACTATCCGGTGGTGCACTGGAACAATTACTCAACACCCTTCGACCAACCAACAGCGCCTATCTGCAGCTGAAGGATGCGCTTGTGAAGTATCGCGACATCCAAGCCGAAGGGGGCTGGCCAACCCTCCACCTCGATGACAGTTTACGGCTGGGTGATTCGGATCCTGCAGTTGCACTCCTCCGGCAGCGGTTACAAGGGGAATCGAGCCGGACAGCTGAAGAGATACCCGATCCAAACTATTTCGATACCAACCTGGCGAAGGCGGTTAAACGATTCCAGCGGCGACTTGGATTGGTGCCGGATGGCATTGTGGGGTCTGCCACCCTGCGAGCCCTAAATGATCCGGTGGAGACACGCATCGCACAATTACGGGCGAATCTTGAGCGCTGGCGCTGGCTGCCTCATGAACTGGAGCCGCAGCACCTGATGGTCAATACAGCGGGATTTGAGATTTCTCTCATGAATCGGGACCAGGTCGTATTTCACAAGCGCACGGTGAACGGTAGGCAGGAGCGACAAACGCCCTCGTTCAGCAGCAAAGTGACACATCTGGTCATGAATCCATTGTGGACAGTGCCCCGTAGCATCGCGGTGCAGGATATACTGCCGCAGCTACAGCAGGACAATGAGTATCTGGCGCGTAAACAGTTTCGCGTCTATGTGCGTTCAGATGGAGAATGGGGTGAGATCGATCCGGTCGGTATCGATTGGGCAAGCTATCATGAAAACAATTTTCCCTTTGTCTTGAGACAGGATGCGGGCAACAGCAACAGTCTTGGACGGATAAAATTTCATATGCCCAATGCTCACCAGATCTATCTCCATGACACCCCTGCCCGTGGCCTGTTTGAGCGGCCGAATCGGGCCTACAGCTCTGGGTGTGTCAGGGTTGAGGCAGCTGATCAGTTGGCTCAACTGCTGGTAGAGTACGCAGAGCAGCCGCAGAATATCTGGTTGCAGCAAGCCCTGCGCAGCGGTGAAACCCAGATGGCTCCGCTCGCCAAACCGATGCCGGTCTACCTTACCTACTTCACCAGTTGGGTGGATACTGCGGGAGATATCCATTTTCGACCCGACATCTATCAAAGAGATACCGCATTAATGCTGGTGATGGGTGAAGGGGTTGAGCATCTAACCGCTCATCATGAGAGCAGGGCGGAGAATCCCTCGCTCTAG
- the epmA gene encoding EF-P lysine aminoacylase EpmA, with amino-acid sequence MAQKDDWRPSASIQIIRARAEMLSHIRRFFDQIGVVEVETPVCSRFAATDPAIESFNTRYTGPEAVQGLDLYLHTSPEFPMKRLLAAGSGPIYQICKVFRNGELGRRHNPEFSLLEWYRPGLDYHQLMDEVANLINRLTARPLSIEKLTYAEAFERRLGMNPHAADLDQLRQCAVEQGISGADQLAIEGCDGWLDLLLSHLIEPQLGQCGMTFLYDYPASQAALAQVREDRYPVAERFELYIGGMEIANGFQELTSAGLQRKRFNADNRRRGSSRQAEVPMDEALLDALEAGMPECSGVALGLDRLLMVLTGTHDIRQVVTFDIGRS; translated from the coding sequence ATGGCCCAAAAGGACGATTGGCGACCTTCCGCCTCCATCCAGATTATACGGGCCAGGGCGGAGATGCTGAGCCATATCCGTCGATTCTTTGATCAGATCGGTGTGGTTGAGGTGGAGACACCGGTCTGTTCGCGCTTTGCCGCAACGGACCCTGCAATAGAGAGTTTCAATACCCGTTATACCGGCCCCGAGGCGGTTCAGGGTCTCGATCTTTATCTGCATACCTCCCCTGAGTTCCCCATGAAGCGGTTGTTGGCGGCTGGCAGCGGTCCGATCTACCAGATCTGTAAGGTGTTCCGTAACGGTGAGCTTGGCCGGCGCCACAATCCGGAGTTTTCACTTCTGGAGTGGTATCGACCGGGTCTCGATTATCATCAGCTGATGGATGAGGTGGCCAATCTGATCAACAGATTGACAGCGCGGCCGCTGTCGATCGAAAAACTGACCTATGCCGAAGCATTCGAGCGTCGGCTCGGAATGAATCCCCATGCGGCCGATCTCGATCAGTTGCGGCAATGTGCCGTAGAACAGGGTATTTCCGGTGCGGACCAGCTTGCCATAGAGGGTTGTGACGGCTGGCTCGACCTGCTGCTGAGTCATTTGATTGAACCCCAGCTGGGTCAGTGCGGAATGACTTTCCTGTATGACTATCCCGCGAGTCAGGCAGCCTTGGCGCAGGTGCGGGAGGATAGATATCCGGTAGCGGAACGCTTCGAACTCTATATAGGCGGAATGGAGATTGCCAACGGGTTTCAGGAACTGACCAGTGCCGGTCTGCAGCGAAAGCGATTCAATGCGGACAATCGCCGGCGTGGATCTTCCCGGCAAGCGGAAGTGCCGATGGATGAAGCCCTGCTTGATGCGCTGGAGGCAGGGATGCCGGAGTGTTCGGGCGTTGCCTTGGGCCTGGATCGCCTGCTGATGGTTTTGACCGGCACGCACGACATACGCCAGGTGGTTACATTCGATATCGGCCGGTCTTGA